One Nonomuraea angiospora DNA segment encodes these proteins:
- a CDS encoding dihydrofolate reductase family protein, producing MRTFKLQVQMTVDGYMAGPEGEMDWLSFPWTDDINAYIDALTDEVDCIVLGRRLAEGFIPAWAAGPEGEDQKSIDQMNNTPKVVISNTLTESPWENAVVAGGDLAEIVNGLKARPGGDMIAYGGGTLVSSLIAQGLLDELHLFVNPVAIGAGMPVFGDAGDYRRLRLVAARPFDCGITALHYEPKRA from the coding sequence GTGCGCACGTTCAAACTCCAGGTCCAGATGACCGTCGACGGCTACATGGCCGGCCCGGAGGGCGAGATGGACTGGCTGAGCTTCCCGTGGACCGACGACATCAACGCCTACATCGACGCGCTCACCGACGAGGTCGACTGCATCGTGCTGGGCCGCAGGCTCGCCGAGGGGTTCATCCCGGCGTGGGCGGCCGGGCCCGAGGGCGAGGACCAGAAGTCCATCGACCAGATGAACAACACGCCCAAGGTCGTCATCTCCAACACGCTCACCGAGTCGCCCTGGGAGAACGCCGTGGTCGCGGGCGGTGACCTCGCCGAGATCGTCAACGGGCTCAAGGCCCGGCCGGGCGGCGACATGATCGCCTACGGCGGCGGCACGCTCGTGTCGAGCCTGATCGCCCAGGGGCTGCTCGACGAGCTCCACCTGTTCGTCAACCCGGTCGCCATCGGCGCCGGGATGCCGGTGTTCGGCGACGCCGGCGACTACAGGCGGCTGCGTCTGGTCGCGGCCCGGCCGTTCGACTGCGGGATCACCGCGCTGCACTACGAACCTAAGCGCGCCTGA
- a CDS encoding helix-turn-helix domain-containing protein, with product MGEHLGEFLRARRAALTPEAGGVPTYGAARRVPGLRRDEVAQLAGISVNYYTRLEQGESHQMSDSVLEALGNAFQLTADERMHLVRLARPEQVQVARRPYGPERLRPSVVALVEGVADQAAIILGRYFDLLGANRLGYALYGLNPGQRVNLAKTMFLDPAMRDLYPDWETHAGEVAAYLRMATGDMPDDPLLAELIGELSIKSPDFTRVWAAQRVAECTYAVRRVNHPLVGPLELNEETMRVPDDPGQRIIFLGAAPGTDSAERLQLLDSLSS from the coding sequence ATGGGAGAGCATCTGGGGGAGTTCCTTCGCGCCCGTCGTGCCGCGTTGACGCCCGAGGCCGGAGGCGTGCCGACCTACGGCGCGGCGCGCCGGGTGCCGGGCCTGCGCCGCGACGAGGTGGCGCAGCTGGCCGGGATCAGCGTCAACTACTACACGCGCCTGGAGCAGGGCGAGAGCCATCAGATGTCGGACTCGGTGCTGGAGGCGCTGGGCAACGCCTTCCAGCTGACCGCCGATGAGCGCATGCACCTGGTGCGGCTCGCCCGGCCCGAACAGGTGCAGGTGGCGCGCCGTCCCTACGGCCCCGAGCGGCTGCGCCCGTCGGTGGTGGCGCTGGTGGAGGGGGTCGCCGACCAGGCGGCGATCATCCTCGGCAGGTATTTCGACCTGCTCGGCGCCAACCGGCTCGGTTACGCTCTGTACGGTCTGAACCCTGGTCAGCGGGTGAACCTGGCGAAGACGATGTTCCTCGACCCGGCCATGCGCGACCTGTATCCCGACTGGGAGACGCACGCCGGCGAGGTTGCCGCCTACCTGCGCATGGCCACCGGCGACATGCCGGACGATCCCCTGCTGGCCGAGCTGATCGGCGAACTGAGCATCAAGAGCCCCGACTTCACCCGCGTCTGGGCCGCCCAGCGGGTCGCCGAGTGCACCTACGCGGTACGGCGGGTCAACCATCCCCTCGTCGGCCCGCTGGAGCTCAACGAGGAGACCATGCGCGTGCCGGACGACCCCGGCCAGCGGATCATCTTCCTCGGCGCGGCGCCCGGGACGGACTCGGCCGAGCGCCTGCAACTGCTCGACTCGCTGAGCTCCTAG
- a CDS encoding NmrA/HSCARG family protein, whose amino-acid sequence MTDKKIIAVVGATGAQGGGLVRAILADPDGPFTVRALTRDTASPQARALAEQGAEVVYADLDDEDSAHHAFAGAWGAYVVTNFWARRTPEQEAARDAARMEIDQAHAAARAAKAAALRHVVWSTLEDTRPHFAHLGREVPTLLGEYAVPHFDAKAEANAAFTGLGVPTTFLQTTFYYEAFLQGQGPHRDESGRLVLTLPMAGNPMSMIAAEDIGRTALGIFRRGPEFVGRTVSIAGEHADGKELAEKFTTLLGEPVTYAPLTYDQMRAAGFPGAVEIGNMFEFYSEASAYFTGVRDLGLVRELNPRLRSLDDWLNEHRDEITAAI is encoded by the coding sequence ATGACCGACAAGAAGATCATCGCCGTGGTCGGGGCCACCGGAGCGCAGGGCGGCGGGCTGGTCCGCGCCATCCTCGCCGACCCCGACGGACCGTTCACCGTCCGCGCCCTCACCCGCGACACCGCCTCCCCGCAGGCCCGCGCCCTGGCCGAGCAGGGCGCCGAGGTCGTGTACGCCGACCTCGACGACGAGGACAGCGCGCACCACGCCTTCGCCGGGGCCTGGGGCGCGTACGTCGTGACCAACTTCTGGGCCCGGCGTACCCCCGAGCAGGAGGCCGCCCGCGATGCCGCCCGCATGGAGATCGACCAGGCGCACGCCGCCGCCCGCGCCGCCAAGGCCGCCGCGCTCAGGCACGTCGTGTGGTCCACGCTCGAGGACACCCGGCCGCACTTCGCCCACCTGGGCCGCGAGGTGCCGACGCTGCTCGGGGAGTACGCGGTGCCGCACTTCGACGCCAAGGCCGAGGCCAACGCGGCCTTCACCGGTCTCGGCGTGCCGACCACGTTCCTGCAGACCACCTTCTACTACGAGGCCTTCCTCCAGGGGCAGGGCCCGCACCGCGACGAGAGCGGCCGCCTCGTGCTGACCCTGCCCATGGCGGGCAACCCGATGTCCATGATCGCCGCCGAGGACATCGGCCGCACCGCGCTGGGCATCTTCCGGCGGGGCCCGGAGTTCGTCGGCCGCACCGTGAGCATCGCCGGCGAGCACGCCGACGGCAAGGAGCTGGCGGAGAAGTTCACCACGCTGCTCGGCGAGCCGGTGACCTACGCGCCGCTGACCTACGACCAGATGCGGGCCGCCGGCTTCCCCGGCGCCGTCGAGATCGGCAACATGTTCGAGTTCTACTCCGAGGCGTCCGCCTACTTCACCGGCGTACGCGACCTCGGCCTGGTACGCGAGCTCAACCCCCGCCTGCGCTCCCTCGACGACTGGCTGAACGAGCACCGCGACGAGATCACGGCCGCCATCTGA
- a CDS encoding SCO4225 family membrane protein has protein sequence MHRYRNGKVAAVLAVVYAALVLVLGVVSLVILLTVRDPILLSGVALVGVTFPLGWLIWWGWNLVPFANPVLLTVVLAGAGLLQAWLIWRIFRGRPVPGDEV, from the coding sequence ATGCACCGTTACCGGAACGGCAAGGTCGCGGCTGTGCTCGCCGTCGTCTACGCCGCTCTCGTGCTGGTTCTCGGCGTGGTCTCGCTGGTGATCCTGCTGACGGTGCGGGATCCGATCCTGCTGAGCGGCGTGGCGCTCGTCGGCGTCACCTTCCCTCTCGGCTGGCTGATCTGGTGGGGATGGAACCTGGTGCCGTTCGCGAACCCGGTGCTGCTCACCGTGGTCCTGGCCGGCGCCGGTCTGCTGCAGGCGTGGTTGATCTGGCGGATCTTCCGGGGTCGTCCGGTCCCCGGAGACGAGGTGTGA
- a CDS encoding DNA-binding protein yields MSSTLVRHITPVLPHRARGVVGEVYAQVNAEFSSIGPAVMMMSPSPELMAAGWSLMRESQLAGDVPALEKAVVALGAAQANDLDYDIQAFLSVLRLLGEPHLAEAIERGDPPADARLAALLDWAASTGVAAREPQRPPFPAGPEAAEFLGTLLFTHFVDRVAAAMLPAGLTPGTLAPDDEPPFDGAPVLRPLDQDLRPGATLPLLDGLPTAPPPPWAADHPIGTAYAALTATAAQGAGLLTAEAADVTAKIIAEHRGRRLPVVDRLDQALAGLTPVERAGARVAILAGLAPHTITDEHVAAWRATDRRFSDHCTVYLLAYGAMTAVTHIEADITT; encoded by the coding sequence ATGTCATCGACCCTGGTACGGCACATCACCCCCGTCCTCCCGCACCGCGCCCGCGGCGTGGTGGGCGAGGTGTACGCGCAGGTCAACGCCGAGTTCAGCAGCATCGGCCCGGCCGTGATGATGATGTCGCCCTCCCCCGAGCTCATGGCCGCGGGCTGGTCGCTCATGCGCGAGAGCCAGCTGGCCGGCGACGTCCCGGCGCTGGAGAAGGCCGTCGTGGCGCTGGGCGCGGCGCAGGCCAATGACCTCGACTACGACATCCAGGCGTTCCTGTCGGTGCTGCGCCTGCTGGGCGAGCCGCACCTGGCCGAGGCCATCGAACGCGGCGACCCGCCCGCCGACGCCAGGCTCGCCGCGCTGCTGGACTGGGCCGCCTCCACCGGGGTGGCCGCGCGGGAGCCGCAACGGCCTCCGTTCCCCGCCGGGCCGGAAGCCGCCGAATTCCTCGGCACGCTCCTGTTCACGCACTTCGTCGACCGGGTCGCGGCCGCCATGCTGCCGGCCGGGCTGACCCCCGGCACCCTGGCCCCCGACGACGAACCGCCCTTCGACGGCGCCCCCGTCCTGCGCCCGCTCGACCAGGACCTGCGCCCCGGCGCCACGCTCCCCCTCCTGGACGGCCTGCCCACCGCGCCGCCCCCGCCGTGGGCCGCCGACCACCCGATCGGCACCGCGTACGCCGCCCTCACCGCCACCGCCGCCCAGGGCGCCGGCCTGCTCACTGCTGAGGCCGCGGACGTGACGGCCAAGATAATCGCCGAGCACCGGGGCCGCCGCCTGCCGGTCGTCGACCGGCTCGACCAGGCTCTGGCCGGCCTGACACCGGTCGAGCGCGCGGGGGCGCGGGTCGCGATCCTCGCCGGCCTGGCGCCGCACACCATCACCGACGAGCACGTCGCCGCCTGGCGCGCCACCGACCGCCGCTTCAGCGACCACTGCACCGTCTACCTGCTCGCCTACGGCGCCATGACCGCCGTCACCCACATCGAAGCCGACATCACCACCTAA
- a CDS encoding phosphotransferase, which translates to MIILNPAENSLVSKVERLLSPAAVVGWRRLEPWAVARAELSGSHGSVIVKWMRLHGPGLHRSESWRLRSEVAALGFLSEDLGVRLAARVVAADLAAGLVVLEDLAPRVALDGLLRADGAAAHGERLAAFARVRGELNAVTAGRAEVYYARRAALGAVDRAADCAGRFAGFREEGRLQVAALGVEVAGGAERELAVVLEELEDPGPFLALSNGDPEANNVLVQAAGAPDARVIDFEFAGFTHALHDAVCLYVPGPAWLSVDGGMGAAYRRALAVGVPEAQDDRRFGFGLAAACFSYMLLRLQRLPLVDGRAAGDDSRVQLVATVEAAARVAESFGVLPGLAGWGWRVAEALRRRWPDADVDVAGLPAFAARRR; encoded by the coding sequence ATGATCATCCTCAATCCCGCGGAGAACAGCCTTGTCAGCAAGGTCGAGAGGCTCCTGTCACCTGCCGCGGTCGTCGGGTGGCGGCGGCTGGAGCCGTGGGCGGTCGCGCGGGCGGAGCTGAGCGGATCGCACGGCTCGGTGATCGTGAAGTGGATGCGGCTCCATGGGCCCGGCCTTCATCGTTCGGAGTCGTGGCGGCTGCGGAGCGAGGTGGCCGCCTTGGGGTTCCTGTCCGAGGATCTCGGCGTGCGGCTGGCCGCGCGGGTGGTGGCCGCGGACCTGGCGGCGGGGCTGGTGGTGTTGGAGGATCTGGCGCCGCGGGTGGCGCTGGACGGCCTGCTGCGGGCGGACGGGGCGGCGGCGCACGGGGAGCGGCTGGCGGCGTTCGCCCGGGTGCGCGGTGAGCTCAACGCCGTGACCGCCGGCCGGGCGGAGGTCTATTACGCGCGCAGGGCGGCTCTGGGGGCGGTCGATCGGGCGGCGGACTGCGCGGGGAGGTTCGCCGGGTTCCGGGAGGAGGGGCGGCTGCAGGTCGCGGCCTTGGGGGTGGAGGTCGCCGGTGGTGCCGAGCGGGAGCTGGCGGTGGTGCTGGAGGAGCTGGAGGATCCGGGGCCGTTCCTGGCGCTGAGCAACGGGGATCCGGAGGCCAACAACGTTCTGGTGCAGGCGGCGGGGGCGCCGGACGCGCGGGTGATCGATTTCGAGTTCGCCGGGTTCACGCATGCGCTGCATGACGCGGTCTGCCTGTACGTTCCGGGTCCCGCGTGGCTGTCGGTGGACGGGGGGATGGGGGCGGCGTACCGGCGGGCTCTGGCCGTGGGGGTGCCGGAGGCGCAGGACGATCGGCGGTTCGGGTTCGGGCTGGCGGCGGCGTGTTTCTCGTACATGTTGCTGCGGTTGCAGCGGTTGCCGCTGGTGGATGGGCGGGCGGCGGGTGATGACAGCCGGGTGCAGCTGGTGGCGACGGTGGAGGCGGCGGCGCGGGTGGCGGAGTCGTTCGGCGTGCTGCCGGGGCTGGCCGGGTGGGGGTGGCGGGTGGCGGAGGCGCTGCGGCGGCGGTGGCCGGACGCGGATGTGGACGTGGCGGGGTTACCGGCGTTCGCGGCGCGCCGCCGGTGA
- a CDS encoding DUF7825 domain-containing protein yields MSAWERLVKLAKGGDVAGVFRLLLELDAGDRKAVAEQLPRHLSGLRPGDWWSWRHQVRPLRLAGVACLGGAAAVTAWLFRREFQWADRDDDERLILLLRQRPAEWRADVARRIAARLRLPELRHWEVAAALVRETGIEPPDGDAFMVGWLRSLHSRTADTDPLFTAFAPRLFEIDGLSEALPEQVGTIARLVEDGPLERKPVIDGIVGRLLRDGPSALSALVVLHDRLDLDIDESAERARDYTRLLPAGPVAVADLALAQLRRLEEAGRLEEELFAEAVEALAFRPEKKLLRAALSWAGDAVLRDARRADVVLAAMSLIFAQDTLALQERAVRLAVKLAPQAGEAGREAVRQAAAGLPAELLERVSAAYGGGIAAEEVTVMPLPAVGQGPALPPPYASPDQLVRAVSAREVDPHTFERLLAGLVEWSRRAPDALREALRPWVEPFDSVFFGHNGEDPVHAVRRAFLAFASPEAGGSLPALDIRRPPTLGGFKQLYFGRAAELARSFEAGDGYPVLLATPTAGSGHVDPGVLLDRLELLEAAGVPALPGDLVQALLRLPRDVPDACVRRARRLTSEAGRACAAWMRGGGVPDPRVTVHLRNERNGYYLSGLPALRSVVDAPDDLPEELRPLYRPETGYAFTLEWWPLAMPSHPEIVAAHMVWMMSICIDFSDAQTQALVGLAHADGPLGGAVAHALACGMGHANATDRAAATDALLTLAARGRVPAQELGETLTKLVVGGFLKLNRVASVLDDATQAGAHEAVWEVVVRLLPGLLPLEGERSRAGVADLLAAGARAARIAGVRAELPEVAAVAARKGSSRLVQEARRLQHLVTLPKKSTL; encoded by the coding sequence ATGAGCGCGTGGGAGCGCCTGGTCAAGCTGGCCAAGGGCGGTGACGTGGCCGGCGTCTTCCGCCTGCTCCTCGAGCTGGACGCCGGCGATCGCAAGGCGGTGGCGGAGCAGCTGCCGCGCCACCTGTCGGGGCTGCGGCCCGGGGACTGGTGGTCCTGGCGGCACCAGGTCAGGCCGTTGCGGCTGGCGGGCGTGGCGTGCCTGGGCGGCGCGGCGGCTGTCACGGCGTGGCTGTTCAGGCGCGAGTTCCAGTGGGCCGATCGCGACGACGACGAGCGCCTCATCCTGCTGCTGCGGCAGCGGCCGGCCGAGTGGCGGGCCGACGTGGCCCGCCGCATCGCCGCCCGCCTGCGCCTGCCCGAGCTGCGCCACTGGGAGGTGGCCGCGGCGCTCGTGCGCGAGACCGGGATCGAGCCGCCGGACGGCGACGCGTTCATGGTGGGCTGGTTACGCTCGCTCCACTCGCGGACGGCGGACACCGATCCGCTGTTCACCGCGTTCGCGCCGCGGCTCTTCGAGATCGACGGCCTGAGCGAGGCCCTTCCCGAGCAGGTGGGGACCATCGCCCGGCTCGTGGAGGACGGCCCGCTGGAGCGCAAGCCGGTCATCGACGGCATCGTGGGGCGGTTGCTGCGTGACGGGCCGTCGGCGCTGAGCGCCCTGGTCGTCCTGCACGATCGGCTCGACCTCGACATCGACGAGTCCGCCGAGCGGGCCAGAGACTACACCCGGCTGCTGCCTGCCGGGCCGGTGGCGGTGGCCGATCTGGCCCTGGCGCAGCTGCGGCGGCTGGAGGAGGCGGGGCGGCTGGAGGAGGAGCTGTTCGCCGAGGCGGTGGAGGCGCTGGCGTTCCGGCCGGAGAAGAAGCTGCTGCGCGCGGCCCTGTCGTGGGCCGGCGACGCCGTGCTGCGGGACGCCCGCCGCGCGGACGTCGTGCTGGCCGCCATGTCGCTGATCTTCGCGCAGGACACGCTGGCGCTGCAGGAGCGTGCCGTGCGGCTGGCCGTCAAGCTGGCCCCGCAGGCGGGGGAGGCCGGCCGGGAGGCGGTGCGGCAGGCGGCGGCCGGGCTGCCCGCCGAGTTGCTGGAGCGGGTCTCGGCGGCCTACGGGGGCGGCATCGCGGCCGAGGAGGTGACCGTCATGCCGCTGCCGGCGGTGGGGCAGGGGCCGGCGTTGCCGCCGCCGTACGCCTCGCCGGACCAGCTCGTACGCGCGGTGAGCGCCCGCGAGGTCGACCCGCACACGTTCGAACGCCTCCTGGCGGGGCTGGTCGAGTGGTCGCGGCGGGCGCCCGACGCGCTGCGCGAGGCGCTGCGCCCCTGGGTGGAGCCGTTCGACTCGGTCTTCTTCGGTCACAACGGCGAGGACCCCGTCCACGCCGTGCGCCGGGCGTTCCTGGCGTTCGCCTCGCCCGAGGCCGGGGGCTCGCTGCCCGCGCTCGACATCCGGCGGCCGCCGACCCTGGGCGGGTTCAAGCAGCTCTACTTCGGCCGCGCCGCCGAGCTCGCGCGCTCGTTCGAGGCGGGTGACGGCTACCCGGTCCTGCTGGCCACGCCCACGGCGGGCAGCGGCCACGTCGATCCCGGGGTGCTGCTCGACCGCCTGGAGCTGCTGGAGGCCGCCGGGGTGCCGGCGCTGCCCGGCGATCTGGTGCAGGCCCTGCTGCGGCTGCCCCGCGACGTCCCCGACGCGTGCGTGCGGCGGGCGCGGCGGCTGACCTCCGAGGCGGGCCGGGCGTGCGCCGCCTGGATGCGCGGCGGCGGGGTCCCCGATCCGCGGGTGACGGTCCACCTGCGCAACGAGCGTAACGGCTACTACCTGTCGGGTCTGCCGGCGCTGCGGTCCGTCGTGGACGCGCCGGACGATCTTCCCGAGGAGCTTCGCCCGCTCTACCGGCCGGAGACCGGCTACGCGTTCACGCTCGAGTGGTGGCCGCTCGCCATGCCCTCGCACCCGGAGATCGTGGCCGCGCACATGGTCTGGATGATGTCGATCTGCATCGACTTCAGCGACGCGCAGACGCAGGCGCTGGTCGGCCTGGCCCACGCCGACGGGCCGCTCGGCGGCGCCGTGGCGCACGCGCTCGCCTGCGGCATGGGCCACGCCAACGCCACCGACCGCGCCGCCGCCACCGACGCCCTCCTGACGCTGGCCGCCCGCGGCCGGGTGCCGGCGCAGGAGCTGGGGGAGACGCTCACGAAGCTGGTCGTCGGGGGGTTCCTCAAGCTCAACCGGGTGGCGTCGGTGCTCGACGACGCCACGCAGGCCGGGGCGCACGAGGCGGTGTGGGAGGTGGTCGTGCGGCTCTTGCCCGGGCTGCTGCCCCTGGAGGGCGAACGGTCCCGCGCGGGCGTGGCCGACCTGCTGGCGGCGGGGGCGCGGGCGGCCAGGATCGCCGGCGTACGGGCCGAGCTGCCGGAGGTGGCGGCGGTGGCGGCCCGCAAGGGGTCGAGCAGGCTGGTCCAGGAGGCGCGGCGGCTGCAGCACCTGGTCACCCTCCCCAAGAAATCTACTTTGTAA
- a CDS encoding helix-turn-helix transcriptional regulator produces the protein MSDTPARLLALLSLLQTPREWPGSELAQRLEVSPRTVRRDIDRLRELGYPVQATMGAAGGYRLIAGKAMPPLLLDDEEAVAIAVGLRMAAGQPVDGMEEASVRALAKLEQVLPARLRQRVGALGAATVSMTAAGGPSVDPQNLAVLAWTAANRERLRFDYQANDGSRSSRLVEPYRLVAGGRRWYLLAYDNDRDDWRIFRVDRLSGPRPTGVRVAPREPPEPDAAAFVTRKIYSIVPTYEVRATLRLPAEEVIRRLGADPGDVRSVDEHSCELRGHADTLEWLAARLLMLGCEFEVHEPPELLAYLRAVGGRAVRAAAVPRGARDCRG, from the coding sequence ATGAGCGACACCCCCGCCCGGCTGCTCGCGCTGCTGTCGTTGCTGCAGACCCCGCGCGAATGGCCCGGCAGCGAGCTGGCCCAGCGGCTGGAGGTCAGCCCCCGTACGGTCCGCCGCGACATCGACCGCCTGCGCGAGCTCGGCTACCCGGTGCAGGCGACGATGGGCGCGGCGGGCGGCTACCGGCTCATCGCCGGCAAGGCCATGCCGCCGCTGCTGCTGGACGACGAGGAGGCGGTGGCCATCGCGGTGGGCCTGCGCATGGCGGCCGGGCAGCCGGTGGACGGCATGGAGGAGGCCTCCGTACGCGCTCTGGCCAAGCTGGAGCAGGTGCTGCCGGCGCGGCTGCGGCAGCGCGTCGGCGCGCTCGGGGCCGCCACGGTGTCGATGACGGCGGCGGGCGGGCCGAGCGTCGACCCCCAGAACCTGGCGGTGCTCGCCTGGACGGCCGCCAACCGCGAACGCCTGCGCTTCGACTACCAGGCGAACGACGGGAGCCGGAGCAGCCGGCTGGTCGAGCCCTACCGGCTGGTGGCCGGCGGGCGCCGCTGGTATCTGCTCGCGTACGACAACGACCGCGACGACTGGCGGATCTTCCGCGTCGACCGGCTCAGCGGCCCGCGGCCGACCGGCGTCCGCGTCGCGCCGCGCGAGCCGCCCGAGCCGGACGCGGCCGCCTTCGTCACCCGCAAGATCTACTCGATCGTCCCCACCTACGAGGTGCGGGCGACCCTGCGCCTGCCGGCCGAGGAGGTGATCCGGCGGCTCGGCGCCGATCCGGGCGATGTCCGGTCCGTCGACGAGCACAGCTGCGAGCTGCGCGGACACGCCGACACCCTGGAGTGGCTGGCCGCGCGGCTGCTCATGCTCGGCTGCGAGTTCGAGGTGCACGAACCGCCGGAGCTGCTGGCGTACCTGCGGGCGGTCGGCGGCCGCGCCGTCCGGGCCGCAGCGGTCCCGCGCGGGGCCCGAGATTGTCGTGGGTGA
- a CDS encoding epoxide hydrolase family protein yields MGTEIRPFRIDIPQADLDDLNDRLARTRWSRRLPGEGWSRGVPADHLEELAAYWRDGYDWRRHEARLNGFAQFMTEIDGQDIHFLHVRSAEPDALPLILTHGWPNSFVEFADLIELLTDPRAHGGDPAQAFHVVVPSLPGFGFSAPPRESGWDVTRVARIWAELMRRLGYDRYGTQGGDYGAYVAPEVATADPEHVVGVYVISGLGFPTEADVPEMTEEERAAYARLQEQDWMNGVDHHGLLRAAPATFAYGWHDSPVAALAWMTQKFKEFTVAAKTPEEVIDRDLFLTNVSLYWLTGTFGTSSWPYYESTGFGWPKGQKVVPTGVYSGPPGIRRLAERHNTILHWPEDNTAGHHFVAMEQPGRFAADLRAFFAKVR; encoded by the coding sequence ATGGGCACCGAGATCCGCCCCTTCCGTATCGACATCCCCCAGGCCGACCTGGACGACCTGAACGACCGGCTGGCCCGTACCCGGTGGTCCCGGCGGCTGCCGGGCGAGGGCTGGAGCCGCGGCGTGCCCGCCGACCACCTCGAGGAGCTGGCCGCCTACTGGCGCGACGGCTACGACTGGCGGCGGCACGAGGCGCGGCTGAACGGGTTCGCGCAGTTCATGACCGAGATCGACGGCCAGGACATCCACTTCCTGCACGTGCGCTCCGCCGAGCCGGACGCCCTGCCGCTCATCCTCACGCACGGCTGGCCGAACTCCTTCGTGGAGTTCGCCGACCTCATCGAGCTGCTCACCGACCCCCGCGCGCACGGCGGCGACCCCGCTCAGGCGTTCCACGTGGTGGTGCCGTCGCTGCCCGGGTTCGGGTTCTCCGCGCCGCCGCGCGAGAGCGGCTGGGACGTCACGCGCGTGGCGCGGATCTGGGCGGAGCTGATGCGCCGCCTCGGATACGACCGCTACGGCACCCAGGGCGGCGACTACGGCGCGTACGTCGCCCCGGAGGTCGCCACGGCCGACCCTGAGCACGTGGTCGGCGTCTACGTCATCAGCGGGCTCGGCTTCCCCACCGAGGCCGACGTCCCGGAGATGACCGAGGAGGAGCGGGCGGCGTACGCGCGGCTGCAGGAGCAGGACTGGATGAACGGCGTGGACCACCATGGGCTGCTGCGCGCGGCGCCCGCGACCTTCGCCTACGGCTGGCACGACTCCCCGGTCGCGGCGCTGGCGTGGATGACGCAGAAGTTCAAGGAGTTCACGGTCGCGGCCAAGACGCCGGAGGAGGTGATCGACCGTGACCTCTTCCTCACGAACGTGAGCCTCTACTGGCTCACCGGGACCTTCGGCACCTCGTCCTGGCCCTACTACGAGAGCACGGGGTTCGGCTGGCCGAAGGGGCAGAAGGTGGTGCCGACCGGCGTCTACAGCGGACCGCCCGGCATCCGGCGGCTCGCCGAGCGGCACAACACCATCCTGCACTGGCCGGAGGACAACACGGCCGGGCACCACTTCGTCGCCATGGAGCAGCCTGGCCGCTTCGCGGCCGACCTGCGCGCGTTCTTCGCCAAGGTCCGTTGA